A window of the Citrus sinensis cultivar Valencia sweet orange chromosome 9, DVS_A1.0, whole genome shotgun sequence genome harbors these coding sequences:
- the LOC102621279 gene encoding uncharacterized protein LOC102621279 produces MGGGAAMRAAGKVAGIGVFNGGFRGGLSSATPTAQSLRNVQRPVAATISSGKVSGGDVAEAHKATWEMVDDWEFAGGVDDLPAEPMPRVVFGGAPSLEETKEATAELKDALDKVYLSSSNSNTSEHGDPFVVGEVSSMPLLANSEHTETKSCITYDLKSASVPKPAIQAFKLLSESPAAQSVVASIACDPAVWNAVVKNDALVEFVQSQKTNDMLQDQESLKIFEAASDSSQFGDTENQSADSGSFPMDVLETIKNKVVDMVNNVTGFLQNIFGFAAADKTSSEADAGGFTIDKTLGTAFTGLAMMVIVVVLLKRA; encoded by the exons ATGGGAGGTGGAGCAGCCATGAGAGCCGCCGGCAAGGTGGCGGGGATTGGCGTTTTTAATGGCGGCTTCCGCGGCGGCCTGTCTTCGGCAACGCCGACCGCGCAGTCGCTGAGAAACGTTCAGCGTCCCGTCGCGGCCACCATATCCAGCGGGAAAGTATCCGGTGGCGACGTGGCGGAGGCGCATAAGGCAACGTGGGAGATGGTGGATGACTGGGAATTTGCCGGAGGAGTGGATGATTTACCGGCTGAGCCGATGCCTAGGGTTGTATTCGGCGGCGCACCGAGCCTTGAGGAGACTAAGGAAGCCACGGCTGAGCTCAAAGATGCGTTGGATAA GGTTTATCTGTCGTCTTCAAACTCCAACACATCTGAACACGGGGATCCATTCGTCGTTGGTGAGGTGTCCAGCATGCCATTACTTGCAAACTCAGAACATACGGAGACCAAGAGCTGCATTACTTATGACCTGAAATCAGCATCCGTGCCGAAACCTGCTATTCAAGCTTTTAAATTGCTCAGTGAAAGTCCTGCTGCTCAG TCTGTTGTTGCTTCAATTGCATGTGACCCTGCGGTGTGGAATGCTGTCGTGAAAAATGATGCTCTTGTAGAATTCGTCCAGTCCCAGAAAACCA ATGACATGCTTCAAGATCAGGAATctctcaaaatttttgaagcaGCATCTGATTCAAGCCAATTTGGTGACACTGAAAACCAAAGTGCTGACTCTGGAAGTTTCCCCATGGATGTTTTAGAGACAATCAAGAACAAAGTTGTTGATATGGTGAACAATGTAACCGGTTTTCTTCAGAACATCTTTGGTTTTGCAGCAGCAGATAAGACTTCTTCGGAAGCTGATGCTGGAGGGTTCACAATTGACAAAACCTTAGGAACTGCATTTACTGGATTGGCTATGATGGTGATTGTGGTGGTTTTGCTAAAGCGAGCTTAG